The Planifilum fimeticola genomic sequence AGGGTGGTCGTCATGAATGCTGCTTCCCCCTTCCGCTCGGGACGATTCTGTAGTAATACAATTCGCCCGTTCACCGTTATTGTATTACAACAGTAGTTGTCTTGCAACTACCTCTTCTTCATTTTTTCACTTCCTCCCGCTTTCAAACATTGCCGCCCGAAGGGGGCGATCGCATTGACATCCGCTCTCCAACCTGATAAAGTTGACTGTACGAATGAGAGAAATGCGATGAAAGGGCCGACAAGGGGAGCGCCGCGTCCCAGAGAGCCGGCGGACGGTGCGAAGCCGGTACGCGGAGCCCCTTGCACCCACCCTGGAGCAGCCGGCGATGAGCCGTGCCGGGTCCCCGCCGTTAACGGGTCAAAGCGGGCCGCCACAAGCGGCGGTCAAGCAGGGTGGTACCGCGGAGCGACTCTCCGTCCCTATCAGGGGCGGAGTTTTTGCATTTTAAGGAAAGGAGCGCATGCCATGCACGACGAAAAGGGTGTGACCCCGCAGTCCGAAGATTTTTCCCGATGGTACATCGATACCATCCGAAAGGCCGACCTGATGGATTACTCCCCGGTTCGCGGCTGCATCGTGTTCAAGCCGGACGGCTACGAACTCTGGGAGCGGATCCAGGCCGGTCTCGACAAACGTTTCAAGGAGACGGGGCACCGCAACGCGTATTTCCCGATGCTGGTGCCGGAGAGCTTCTTCCAGAAAGAAAAGGATCATGTGGAAGGCTTTAACCCCGAACTGCCCTGGGTGACCGAGGCCGGCGGCGAACAGCTGGAGGAACGGTTGGCCCTCCGCCCCACCTCCGAGACGATCATCGGCCACATGTACAGTCAATGGATCCAGAGCTACCGGGATCTTCCGGTGCTGATCAACCAGTGGGCCAACGTCTTCCGCTGGGAAAAGCGGACCTTTCCGTTCCTGCGCACCTCGGAATTCCTCTGGCAGGAAGGGCACACCGCCCACGCGACCGAGGAGGAAGCGCGGCGGGAAACGATGCAGATGCTGGAAATCTACCGGGATTTCGTGGAAAGCGAACTGGCCATTCCCGTCTGGACCGGGGAAAAAACCCCTTCGGAGCGGTTTGCCGGAGCCGTTCAAACCTACTCGATCGAAGCGATGATGAAGGACGGCAAGGCGCTGCAGGCGGGCACCTCCCACTACCTCGGCCAAAACTTCGCCAAGGCCTTCGACATTCAATTCCTGGACCGGGATAACCAGCGGAAGTACGTGCACACCACATCCTGGGGGGCATCCACGCGCCTGATCGGCGCCCTGATCATGGTGCACGGGGACGATCAGGGGCTCGTGCTGCCGCCGCGGCTGGCACCGGTGCAGGTGATCATGATCCCCGTCGGGCCGCCCAAAAAGCGGAAGGATGTGATGGGCCCCTTCGACCGGATCTTCGAAACGCTGAAACAGGCGGGAATCCGGGTCAAGGCCGATCTCCGGGATGAAAGCCCGGGTTGGAAATTCAACGAGTGGGAGATGCGGGGAGTGCCGCTGCGGATCGAACTCGGGCCGCGGGACGTCGAAAACAACCAGTGTGTCCTGGCCCGCCGGGACACCGGCGAAAAACTGACGGTCCCCCTGGACAAGGTCCTGGAAACCGTTCAATCCCTGCTGGATACGGAGATTCAGAAAAACCTGTTCCGGATGGCCGTCGACTTCCGCGACCGCCACTCCCACCTGGACCTGGAAACCCTGGACGACCTTCAACAACACATCGCCGCATCCTCCGAGCGGGGCGAACCGGCGGGTTGGATGCTGGCGGGATGGTGCGGAAGCGACGCCTGCGAAGCGAAAGTGAAGGAGGAGACCAAATTCACCTCCCGCAACATTCCCTTCCATCCTCCGGAAGAAAAGAAGCGTTGCCTGGTGTGCGGCGACAGCGCCCGGCATACGGTCTGGTTCGCCCGGGCCTATTGATCCGCGCGGTGGCCGCCACAAAAAAACTCACCCGGGCCGAAGAGCCCGGGTGCTTTTTTTTCGCCACGGCTGCCGCGTAGGGCGGGCAACCCGGGCCCCAGGCCAGGGTGC encodes the following:
- the proS gene encoding proline--tRNA ligase, with translation MHDEKGVTPQSEDFSRWYIDTIRKADLMDYSPVRGCIVFKPDGYELWERIQAGLDKRFKETGHRNAYFPMLVPESFFQKEKDHVEGFNPELPWVTEAGGEQLEERLALRPTSETIIGHMYSQWIQSYRDLPVLINQWANVFRWEKRTFPFLRTSEFLWQEGHTAHATEEEARRETMQMLEIYRDFVESELAIPVWTGEKTPSERFAGAVQTYSIEAMMKDGKALQAGTSHYLGQNFAKAFDIQFLDRDNQRKYVHTTSWGASTRLIGALIMVHGDDQGLVLPPRLAPVQVIMIPVGPPKKRKDVMGPFDRIFETLKQAGIRVKADLRDESPGWKFNEWEMRGVPLRIELGPRDVENNQCVLARRDTGEKLTVPLDKVLETVQSLLDTEIQKNLFRMAVDFRDRHSHLDLETLDDLQQHIAASSERGEPAGWMLAGWCGSDACEAKVKEETKFTSRNIPFHPPEEKKRCLVCGDSARHTVWFARAY